The following are encoded in a window of Chaetodon auriga isolate fChaAug3 chromosome 24, fChaAug3.hap1, whole genome shotgun sequence genomic DNA:
- the capgb gene encoding capping protein (actin filament), gelsolin-like b, translating to MLPFQAAPGQFGPEVREPGLIVWRVEKMKAVPLDPSEVGAFYNGDSYLVLENRGQLGADLHMWIGEKSSRDERVACAMLATQLDNFLGGDPVQHRQVQGYESPEFMALFPRGVSYKEGGVESGFRRSQGSGPVHRLYQIKGKRNIRAKEVELSWSSFNKGDCFILDLGEIIVSWIGSQANIFEKQKVREIASLIRDTDRHGKARIVDTSEGEEPEEMLKVLGKMPELAESTPEEDSKADASNSASLYKVSDATGSMTMTKVSEKSPFGKELLVRDDCFILDNGANGKIFVWKGNGANAEEKQVALQMADNFIDQMKYNRMKTQVEILPQGKETIIFKQFFKNWN from the exons ATGCTCCCCTTCCAGGCAGCTCCAGGTCAGTTCGGTCCAGAGGTCCGGGAGCCGGGCCTCATCGTGTGGAGGGTAGAGAAGATGAAGGCCGTCCCGCTGGATCCCTCCGAGGTGGGAGCCTTTTACAACGGGGACTCCTACCTGGTGCTGGAGAACCGCGGTCAACTGGGAGCCGACCTCCACATGTGGATAG GTGAGAAGTCGTCCAGGGACGAGCGGGTGGCGTGCGCCATGCTGGCCACGCAGCTGGACAACTTCCTGGGCGGTGACCCCGTTCAGCACAGGCAGGTTCAGGGCTACGAGTCCCCGGAGTTCATGGCTCTCTTCCCCAGAGGGGTCAGCTACAAG GAGGGCGGTGTGGAGTCAGGCTTCAGGAGGTCTCAGGGCTCCGGGCCGGTGCACAGGTTGTACCAGATCAAAGGGAAACGCAACATCCGTGCCAAGGAGGTGGAGCTGTCCTGGAGCAGCTTCAACAAGGGAGACTGCTTCATCCTGGACCTCGGAGAG ATCATCGTGTCGTGGATCGGGTCGCAGGCCAACATCTTTGAGAAGCAGAAAGTGCGCGAGATCGCCTCGCTGATTCGTGACACGGACAGACACGGAAAAGCCCGGATTGTGGACACCAGCGAGGGGGAGGAGCCGGAGGAGATGCTCAAG GTCCTGGGAAAGATGCCAGAGCTGGCCGAGAGCACgccagaggaggacagcaaaGCAGACGCTTCCAACTCTGCCTCCCTCTACAAG GTGTCTGACGCCACGGGTTCTATGACGATGACCAAGGTGTCGGAGAAGAGCCCGTTTGGCAAAGAGCTGCTGGTTCGTGACGACTGCTTCATCCTGGACAACGGCGCCAACGGAAAAATCTTCGTCTGGAAAG GTAACGGAGCAAATGCCGAGGAGAAGCAGGTGGCGCTACAGATGGCGGATAACTTCATCGACCAAATGAAGTACAACAGGATGAAAACGCAG GTGGAGATCCTGCCGCAGGGGAAGGAGACCATCATCTTCAAGCAGTTCTTCAAGAACTGGAACTGA
- the LOC143317329 gene encoding natural killer cells antigen CD94-like: METRNQEGDAESRAPADAGCSQTHQLTARVAAALSTTILVMGLLLGLMLFAAPQEDQTSEASAEELMERLQRCQKEHRELNLMLLAVTQDSRCRLCPDGWLWRRSRCYFFSVGLQENRRWNESVEFCRQHNSSLAVIKDSAEMDFIQGVMREFPQFPFLWVGLTDAEHEGLWLWGDGTDVQHYMPLAVQWDADHRDCADLRGGGSLFANSCEDYGPWVCKRDS, encoded by the exons ATGGAGACGAGGAACCAGGAGGGTGATGCTGAGAGCCGAGCACCTGCAG ATGCAGGATGCTCTCAAACTCATCAGCTGACCGCTCGAGTGGCTGCTGCCCTGTCAACAACAATCCTGGTTATGGGACTGCTTTTGGGTTTGATGTTATTTG CAGCACCACAGGAGGATCAGACCTCCGAAGCTTCCgcagaggagctgatggagcGGCTGCAGCGGTGCCAGAAGGAGCATCGTGAGCTGAACCTGATGCTGCTCGCTGTCACTCAAG ACTCCAGGTGCCGTCTGTGTCCGGACGGCTGGCTGTGGCGGAGGAGTCGCTGCTACTTCTTTTCAGTGGGACTGCAGGAGAATCGGCGGTGGAACGAGAGCGTGGAGTTCTGCCGGCAACACAACAGCAGCCTGGCAGTCATCAAAGACTCTGCAGAGATG GACTTTATCCAAGGTGTGATGAGGGAGTTCCCTCAGTTCCCCTTCCTGTGGGTGGGGCTGACGGACGCAGAGCACGAGGGTCTGTGGCTGTGGGGGGACGGGACGGACGTCCAGCACTACATGCC gctGGCGGTGCAGTGGGACGCTGATCACAGGGACTGTGCAGACCTGAGGGGAGGTGGGAGTCTCTTCGCTAACAGCTGTGAGGATTATGGACCCTGGGTTTGTAAGAGAGACTCCTGA
- the LOC143317461 gene encoding receptor-type tyrosine-protein phosphatase eta, which translates to MIGVSLLETRINQSLCFSSALMMMSSAAEQEYFTQSTNLTWDEARKHCQMCFTDLVTLTPENIQTIAKGLTSEHWVGLRKNLNSSSNSSMFWSHWANGDPLTFQNWYPGWPVLKSSSTKRGSCSCSCPATTSSATFTELATPNATSFSGLVGITTEDVTDVTTFNNFSTEDMTSGLTDTPVPTTAVPTTSMLPSVEPACVLSLDNTGERYIEDSCVVMLSWGAWMEKTCSDPLPFICYEDRFVSKVHVTNVTTRSASLSWQPGPGNISDYRLEVKGHEDLTYNLTNLTYDLVNLMAGTSYSVQVVPVKCDRDLDSQEVVFYTLPNKVENLTISNVTETSVSLSWSNPDGNEVFYLIEVQGRNITSDTEDVEVDGLTPGNPYTFTVLSVVKSNATWSEDSNITAYTKPGKVSDLKVSKSTSDCLLLNWMPPEGSTTGFRVTAVNDSRGVLFNGEVNQTEVNVTQLPMGTKITVSVTALANGTLEGESVTIVSYTAPGPISNLTLITTQDSLNATWSSNGNPEPDGNSSFFTATLQLDGKTVGENKAGVELKTHFGGLKTAANYTVIVYMVNGHLKGPPVQSSKFTLPSLPTHVTVSSFDKDKIALQWRAPANTAAVNYSIRISSSFWGHSWSVTTSETNHTFHNLMSGTNYTFELRTEVDGMSSAPANLSHFTVAEKREISLSMLCSSAESLRCDNDTTRESVIEELRGHFQTLLGDGIFWKLKEQETDN; encoded by the exons ATGATTGGTGTATCCCTGCTCGAAACCCGCATCAACcaatctctgtgtttctcctcagctctgatGATGATGTCCAGTGCTGCAGAGCAAGAGTACTTCACTCAATCGACAAACCTCACCTGGGACGAGGCCAGGAAGCACTGCCAG ATGTGTTTCACAGACCTGGTCACACTGACTCCTGAAAACATCCAAACCATCGCCAAAGGTCTCACCTCTGAGCACTGGGTCGGCCTCCGCAAGAACCTCAACTCCTCCAGCAACTCCAGTATGTTCTGGTCCCACTGGGCCAACGGGGATCCCCTCACCTTTCAGAACTGGTACCCTGGCTGGCCCGTGCTCAAATCCTCCTCCACCAAAAGAggcagctgctcctgcagctgccCCGCAACGACGAGCTCCGCCACGTTCACAGAACTCGCAACGCCAAACGCGACGAGCTTCAGCGGACTGGTAGGAATTACAACCGAAGACGTGACCGATGTTACCACATTCAACAACTTCAGCACCGAAGACATGACGAGTGGACTGACAGACACCCCAGTGCCCACCACAGCCGTGCCCACGACGTCCATGCTGCCATCAGTAGAACCAGCATGTGTGCTGTCGCTGGACAACACTGGTGAAAGGTATATCGAAGACTCCTGCGTGGTCATGCTCAGCTGGGGGGCCTGGATGGAAAAGACCTGTTCGGACCCTCTGCCTTTTATATGCTATGAAG ATCGTTTCGTAAGCAAAGTCCACGTGACCAACGTGACGACCAGGAGCGCCAGCCTCTCATGGCAGCCGGGCCCTGGTAACATCAGCGATTACCGCTTAGAGGTCAAAGGCCACGAAGACCTGACGTACAATCTGACCAATTTGACCTATGACCTGGTCAACCTGATGGCAGGCACCAGCTACTCAGTCCAGGTGGTCCCTGTTAAGTGTGATAGAGACCTCGACTCGCAGGAGGTCGTGTTCTACACCT tacCCAACAAAGTCGAAAACCTCACTATCAGCAATGTGACGGAAACGTCTGTCTCCCTGAGCTGGAGCAACCCAGATGGAAATGAGGTTTTCTATCTGATTGAGGTCCAGGGTAGGAACATTACGAGTGACACAGAGGACGTAGAGGTCGACGGGTTGACGCCTGGAAACCCTTACACCTTCACCGTCCTATCAGTAGTCAAGAGTAACGCCACATGGAGTGAAGACTCCAACATCACAGCGTACACCA AGCCCGGGAAAGTGTCCGACCTGAAGGTATCTAAGAGTACCAGcgactgtctgctgctgaactggATGCCGCCTGAGGGAAGCACCACAGGCTTCAGGGTGACGGCTGTGAACGACAGTCGTGG AGTGTTATTCAATGGAGAGGTGAACCAAACAGAAGTGAATGTGACGCAGCTGCCGATGGGCACCAAGATAACCGTCAGCGTGACGGCGCTGGCCAACGGCACTCTGGAGGGAGAGAGCGTGACCATCGTCAGCTACACTG CTCCTGGACCCATTTCAAACCTGACTTTGATCACAACGCAGGACTCCCTCAATGCCACCTGGAGCTCCAACGGTAACCCTGAACCTGATGGTAATTCTTCATTTTTCACCGCCACGCTCCAGCTGGATGGCAAGACTGTaggagaaaataaagcaggagTCGAGCTCAAGACGCACTTCGGCGGACTGAAGACTGCGGCCAATTACACAGTGATCGTCTACATGGTTAACGGACACCTCAAAGGCCCGCCGGTGCAGAGCTCCAAGTTCACCT TGCCATCGCTGCCTACTCACGTCACAGTCAGCTCCTTTGATAAAGACAAAATCGCACTCCAGTGGAGGGCCCCTGCCAACACTGCGGCAGTCAACTACTCTATCAGAATCAGCTCCAGCTTCTGGGGCCACAGCTGGTCTGTTACGACGAGCGAAACCAACCACACATTCCACAACTTGATGTCAGGGACCAACTACACCTTTGAGTTGCGAACAGAGGTGGATGGGATGTCAAGCGCCCCAGCAAATCTGTCACATTTTACAG TGGCGGAGAAAAGGGAAATCAGTCTGTCCATGCTGTGCTCTTCGGCCGAAAGTCTCCGCTGTGATAATGACACCACAAGGGAAAGTGTGATTGAAGAG TTGCGTGGCCACTTCCAAACGCTGCTGGGAGACGGTATTTTCTGGAAGCTCAAGGAGCAGGAAACCGACAATTAA
- the tp53 gene encoding cellular tumor antigen p53 isoform X1, producing the protein MMEEQGFDSLPLSQSLPLSQDSFRQLWETVVTPSISTIPHEPISVNDVEYAMNHGPMDMLLMNEQVLTEGFNENLFELPPEMSAQDSVTPPASTVPVTTDYPGEYGFQLRFQKSGTAKSVTSTFSELLNKLYCQLAKTSPVEVLVSKEPPAGAIIRATAVYKKTEHVAEVVRRCPHHQNEDAAADHRSHLIRVEGSQRAQYFEDLHTKRQSVTVPYEPPQLGSEMTTILLSFMCNSSCMGGMNRRPILTILTLETPEGLVLGRRCFEVRVCACPGRDRKTEEENNTKMQNGTKQTKKRKSAPVPDSTSVKKSKSTSSAEEEDKEVFVLNVRGRERFEMLKKINDGLELLDKESKTKSKVKQEFAVPSSGKRLLQRGERSDSE; encoded by the exons ATGATGGAAGAGCAAGGTTTCGACAGCCTGCCATTGAGCCAGTCCCTGCCGCTGAGCCAGGACTCTTTCAGACAGCTGTGGGAGACAGT AGTAactccctccatctccaccatTCCACATGAGCCTATATCTGTGAATGATGTGGAATATGCCATGAACCATGGACCTATGGATATGCTG CTTATGAACGAACAAGTGCTGACTGAGGGCTTCAACGAGAATCTGTTTGAGCTGCCCCCGGAGATGTCCGCTCAAGATAGCGTCACTCCCCCGGCATCCACCGTCCCAGTTACAACTGACTACCCGGGGGAGTACGGCTTCCAGCTTCGCTTTCAGAAGTCTGGCACAGCCAAGTCTGTCACTTCCACT TTTTCGGAGCTTCTTAACAAGCTGTACTGCCAGCTGGCAAAGACCAGCCCGGTTGAAGTGCTTGTAAGCAAGGAGCCTCCTGCGGGTGCCATCATCAGGGCCACAGCCGTTTACAAGAAGACCGAGCACGTGGCCGAGGTGGTTCGCAGATGTCCCCATCACCAGAATGAGGACG CAGCTGCAGACCATCGCAGCCACCTGATCAGAGTGGAGGGCAGCCAGAGAGCCCAGTACTTTGAAGACCTGCACACAAAGAGGCAGAGTGTGACTGTCCCTTACGAGCCCCCACAG TTGGGCTCAGAGATGACCACCATCCTGCTGAGCTTCATGTGCAACAGCTCATGCATGGGCGGGATGAACCGCAGACCCATCCTCACCATCCTGACCCTCGAGACTCCAGA GGGACTGGTTTTGGGTCGGAGGTGCTTCGAGGTGCGCGTCTGTGCATGTCCAGGCAGGGACCGCAaaactgaggaggaaaacaacacCAAGATGCAGAACGGCaccaaacaaactaaaaaacgAA AGAGCGCCCCGGTTCCTGACTCCACTTCTGTGAAGAAGTCCAAGTCGACCTCCAgcgcagaggaggaggacaaggaagTGTTTGTTCTGAAT GTTCGCGGTCGCGAGCGTTTTGAAATGTTGAAGAAGATCAACGATGGTCTGGAGTTGCTGGACAAAGAAAG caaaaCCAAGAGCAAGGTGAAACAGGAGTTTGCTGTGCCCtccagcgggaagagactcctccaaagaggagagaggagtgacagtgaATAA
- the tp53 gene encoding cellular tumor antigen p53 isoform X2 has product MMEEQGFDSLPLSQSLPLSQDSFRQLWETVVTPSISTIPHEPISVNDVEYAMNHGPMDMLLMNEQVLTEGFNENLFELPPEMSAQDSVTPPASTVPVTTDYPGEYGFQLRFQKSGTAKSVTSTFSELLNKLYCQLAKTSPVEVLVSKEPPAGAIIRATAVYKKTEHVAEVVRRCPHHQNEDAADHRSHLIRVEGSQRAQYFEDLHTKRQSVTVPYEPPQLGSEMTTILLSFMCNSSCMGGMNRRPILTILTLETPEGLVLGRRCFEVRVCACPGRDRKTEEENNTKMQNGTKQTKKRKSAPVPDSTSVKKSKSTSSAEEEDKEVFVLNVRGRERFEMLKKINDGLELLDKESKTKSKVKQEFAVPSSGKRLLQRGERSDSE; this is encoded by the exons ATGATGGAAGAGCAAGGTTTCGACAGCCTGCCATTGAGCCAGTCCCTGCCGCTGAGCCAGGACTCTTTCAGACAGCTGTGGGAGACAGT AGTAactccctccatctccaccatTCCACATGAGCCTATATCTGTGAATGATGTGGAATATGCCATGAACCATGGACCTATGGATATGCTG CTTATGAACGAACAAGTGCTGACTGAGGGCTTCAACGAGAATCTGTTTGAGCTGCCCCCGGAGATGTCCGCTCAAGATAGCGTCACTCCCCCGGCATCCACCGTCCCAGTTACAACTGACTACCCGGGGGAGTACGGCTTCCAGCTTCGCTTTCAGAAGTCTGGCACAGCCAAGTCTGTCACTTCCACT TTTTCGGAGCTTCTTAACAAGCTGTACTGCCAGCTGGCAAAGACCAGCCCGGTTGAAGTGCTTGTAAGCAAGGAGCCTCCTGCGGGTGCCATCATCAGGGCCACAGCCGTTTACAAGAAGACCGAGCACGTGGCCGAGGTGGTTCGCAGATGTCCCCATCACCAGAATGAGGACG CTGCAGACCATCGCAGCCACCTGATCAGAGTGGAGGGCAGCCAGAGAGCCCAGTACTTTGAAGACCTGCACACAAAGAGGCAGAGTGTGACTGTCCCTTACGAGCCCCCACAG TTGGGCTCAGAGATGACCACCATCCTGCTGAGCTTCATGTGCAACAGCTCATGCATGGGCGGGATGAACCGCAGACCCATCCTCACCATCCTGACCCTCGAGACTCCAGA GGGACTGGTTTTGGGTCGGAGGTGCTTCGAGGTGCGCGTCTGTGCATGTCCAGGCAGGGACCGCAaaactgaggaggaaaacaacacCAAGATGCAGAACGGCaccaaacaaactaaaaaacgAA AGAGCGCCCCGGTTCCTGACTCCACTTCTGTGAAGAAGTCCAAGTCGACCTCCAgcgcagaggaggaggacaaggaagTGTTTGTTCTGAAT GTTCGCGGTCGCGAGCGTTTTGAAATGTTGAAGAAGATCAACGATGGTCTGGAGTTGCTGGACAAAGAAAG caaaaCCAAGAGCAAGGTGAAACAGGAGTTTGCTGTGCCCtccagcgggaagagactcctccaaagaggagagaggagtgacagtgaATAA